A single Pseudodesulfovibrio aespoeensis Aspo-2 DNA region contains:
- a CDS encoding PstS family phosphate ABC transporter substrate-binding protein, producing MRKFVKLLVAVAVITFGAGMAHARDQIKVVGSSTVYPFSSYVAEELGATSKFKSPVVESTGSGGGFKLFIQGAGMDTPDITNASRRMKSSEFEAATAAGVTEITEALIGYDGIAIAQNKENGEFSITMDELALATMEMVPVNGKLEKNPYTTWDQINPALPKRKIIFYGPPTSSGTRDAFAEMVLGHFGKANGALYDAIAPKGKGENYSAVRQDGIYVPAGENDNLIVQKLTKDKDAFGIFGYSFLGENSDRIVGAKINGVFPEPETIASGKYPISRSLFFYIKKAHLDKVPGMKEYVELFMSDKMIGPKGLLKRIGLVPLADDMRAKVQKDVLSLKNLTLDDLKK from the coding sequence ATGCGTAAATTTGTCAAGCTGCTCGTCGCTGTCGCCGTCATCACCTTCGGTGCCGGCATGGCCCATGCCCGCGACCAGATCAAGGTCGTTGGCTCCAGCACTGTCTACCCGTTCTCCAGCTATGTGGCCGAGGAACTGGGCGCCACCTCCAAGTTCAAGTCCCCGGTTGTCGAGTCCACCGGTTCCGGCGGTGGTTTCAAGCTCTTCATTCAGGGTGCCGGCATGGACACCCCGGACATCACCAACGCCTCCCGCCGCATGAAGTCCTCCGAGTTCGAGGCTGCCACCGCCGCTGGTGTCACTGAGATCACCGAGGCCCTGATCGGCTACGACGGCATCGCCATCGCCCAGAACAAGGAGAATGGCGAGTTCTCCATCACCATGGACGAGCTGGCCCTGGCCACCATGGAAATGGTGCCTGTGAACGGCAAGCTCGAAAAGAACCCCTACACCACCTGGGACCAGATCAACCCGGCCCTGCCCAAGCGCAAGATCATCTTCTACGGCCCGCCGACCTCCTCGGGTACCCGTGACGCCTTTGCCGAGATGGTTCTCGGTCACTTCGGCAAGGCCAACGGTGCCCTGTACGACGCCATCGCCCCCAAGGGCAAGGGCGAGAACTACAGTGCCGTGCGCCAGGACGGCATCTACGTGCCTGCCGGCGAGAACGACAACCTGATTGTTCAGAAGCTGACCAAGGACAAGGACGCCTTCGGCATCTTCGGCTACTCCTTCCTGGGTGAGAACTCCGACCGCATCGTCGGCGCCAAGATCAATGGCGTGTTCCCCGAGCCGGAAACCATTGCCAGCGGCAAGTACCCCATCTCCCGCTCCCTGTTCTTCTACATCAAGAAGGCCCACCTCGATAAGGTTCCCGGCATGAAGGAATACGTCGAGCTGTTCATGAGCGACAAGATGATCGGCCCCAAGGGGTTGCTCAAGCGCATCGGACTGGTGCCCCTGGCCGACGACATGCGCGCCAAGGTCCAGAAGGACGTGCTCTCTCTCAAGAACCTGACCCTGGACGACCTCAAGAAATAA